From the genome of Sander lucioperca isolate FBNREF2018 chromosome 1, SLUC_FBN_1.2, whole genome shotgun sequence, one region includes:
- the cplane1 gene encoding ciliogenesis and planar polarity effector 1 isoform X4 — MELTLDVVLSSSIKRKKPWPRFCWLGKEKESVFLLDDKRISEINMVSGRTKKRTPKLHPLLNSVVTMASSNNGMWLCGLLVSGELFLWNRDKDLLKTAAAVPEVVQITTAVQGNARRLSLHVSGDGMRVLLVAITGQVFLWECIDVRDLTGVRDGLVKGHWAHIQPVEESILPSSKDKEASHHTIFTKTECMGDACLSAFVFTSGKKLIITCLKIQWEDCHVKVGSVGYSIQWATKTYHMSRLKPPCQPVKSRGALLPAFSPDGRLLAIVLNQRQPKATQVLFMSTQNFVSISSGLGGCGSKKMEIPSKYIRSYWVSSVSWSPGGLFLACVLKRGSLLMLARLGGLLTLTSCGCNVDFGPAHFLPLHPLVTYRAPMSAGKEAASLSSSSLSVRDVLRQRYSVTWHPRLMYLIVSDGYMATVMRVLDRPSPALFLTTLLKDTSMDLEKASRILDKSQIHVRAWLESLSCLNLDSSLVTRGPTDSVISAATDGSTLPLFLQDQGTLGGTKELLEKVQTFFEDDSDVDGPPAGSHVEDGGRLEFASMFDTLHALDTQTDTGLVTSPGYEKDFVETERKTPFLHCELGKIQTKLLTAWAFGMSLGNAVENRTRLLKHTLYCVVRFAALLHLIPCSEVHTEKKNASVPTCLLQLLKALLSFLPWDSSHSDGPCCLGLVVELSKRLIRLLLTPHPDSHQTGHCQLSSRSLSTVMLILELFSASLDHTYSLHQRTVWSSAEKESLSQSQQLWPSDAHYVPLLQDEKEEKSSFVHRARPVPQRPSSRLLGVWQWVYKVTQQYMEELKSFKGCDGWEEEQQQVSVIMSQIQTALQATGERLEEGPALLSYPGEHFFLCGSYPKSADTWRSQICEESNKSCDRSVFKETRLCLALLYSLFSQYRLREAQELGDHMARLILHRAGHQEDSMTCITADPLPCPWLPMDLHSDAACAVVQTLGRFMASYFTNQPLYILPPHHVAILPPLHLPHAASVGRLVPLCQVEVAKAVRQQQLSEVWTVDYAQDLLLLGGLLPETVWLAYHLGDWKTAASLSLAYTNYCTDHFDFTWLRRREFHLPTALKPESIFQVELECLLGNKSDSQERRHNDGDKSFTDPSEGEEWDLLQVSIQDILKASVMAGVNVMSSPLSSLLETAKDLCSCLPLLVPSGLYLPSPPLYCPQPSPNTQDPIGTIGQFTEVASRHKVSGVLQRLLLLLRSARCCHPAAQWYISHLRRARHILHKIRKKYCYLSAAEEEKAFPEGLMKFVTRNGFFRQGPNKDGHLDPDTIQTIICFRELCGLCWMLHVRDQLSISCRKYQAARQHCRDEQIPVGSEVRSTCVDALRWACRFLPFSCFLNAEEILQDILLSLVSELPPLSLVADTLVRAFPEEEESVRVPLREKYNSLLQRLRRCNVLEGEKQEINELMMIVIQDKFRQRRKHLGRLTRHLAPPELHLWEKMEEEEDRGSKHGMAVLRQLSLGTSLSASTLTDCGFPPVYGDGDTVDNTSEDISPEMHSRATTRGKKAKKVRGREHAKKTATKIESIIQEQSQPGNAKENEQPSLPVVGTWEFELEDDEYLNFLELFLSYVLEKDSADGRDSDSELPLLKCFSSQLRERELHSLTFDVLTTVHRRQRDVHHPARKHLGNDPPVFRAGCCYKPVKKDSTPDLQTSSIWSEAPVSRTSLSVNSLPGLRTGRPKGLFGLRQQRHLRQRMKGGLFGSETSPVQSAFPTGQPSESVIFGSSTSVEAVIELQQGLDPKLEARFPELGRLLEWMVRWADRRLLLGHHGKKKKERGGGDGGSEGVVIRVKASAPAVLTSLSLLEHRYTALLGTDRYSAHIRVPETQWTVAPVLQPEVDRKLERESSVDTGYPGSANTPITGLYHNLQQGELSIGSHTDEPEELTFHRTPLPNGQDQLTFDAQQRQSSSQQPSLDDLDVTPEKEGKSSDSEGFEVSNRCVSNRTISESICTPETSLKLADLEFSENAEDLSSSTSLHSRAKRLQDPPHPEPQAHPTVQPEAAAHAEPSGSPGMLLPNTPVDHPSLQPQSSTAGAPTADSTAPHQPLSNQTPQMRQRLGEDLFRLVQHINYMSLMEVLGASFSNLQLAQQSSSLAQSNMNTSHPDVPSSYATNFIPQPDASPVQTTISVPPQTQARVLDPRSNNPQFSQTPVCMFADQPATQSSGKTSPTGSQHHTIRNLPSNANGAGVNYQEMQPLSVQAVSPEIQFQESRRLIPPSQGLLATTGTSHAFHSAPVLLPSNDSIHSAPAPQVLGLKLLQLHRPPLSQQSAPHHPQGPQVLHTATSATIESQQHKVKNHDQSTSIPKRQLNCNPPHDPTPRNSQHKSQTLERSRGQGFSLLPTALPAHTSAPMPGIRLLHFQPVPHSNTTFPKLPLPPSSRPATVIAAPWGDAPMIKLLHIESGPKMMVPEAAPSAQMTRLMSMEELTTSVIGRQIAKEARLRLLRVDPPPESTRRATTFASSNSSKRQKRREEKVGRAKKAEVTFRPNESIIPTQEPTNEPINEEPAAPEELPPGQDVANFAQFGSFDSLLTGQRLLDRAVSTSAELHAFASTCKRPPECHDAFTNTDPACPPTLVDKAVSASVTLSSPKSQSSGNLQFCDKRFAQGTEETPQEPEKNLGLDGRQFISVLDLEDKDLHQDLPPCLSIHPSSPTSAQLHVLATSVIRSGGVDAADPQPLVAIPEDLHWRSHTDIPEESPSLSHIELTRDPERITPQDMDRYPPHSEICQAIKTQSVGPHSASSSTPPTVWFSSRLSELDAQLAALQNIADYLEMDFSNSRMLVNTIEKLTPVFAPDVKTTTALKKTVRLTVPHQAWLPRLDTSTEHAFEEEEENREEECALQNDSTSYSPNVGPSYLHTPPKMKDQLTEASGISPVWAEENLGQTGLSDTAEILDELVREGYISLTDLDLSNSQTAHLSSRLEEQQISWMSQKRVLPEDERRELRIWMRRKHRERLAVYHKHRESLREREHKPFTTSGTVKSANKNQAAIWRTRKDKEKLMLLEKYNQRTREAYSLASDFPTSRPTLRNSSHTEGSPVPLTTRSNSAPPSGSTHRSLKSGQAQPHLRPWTAEMQGQPSEDYYTRLGLHRPVTSLPRDRMSQVTRRGMLSHTKSHTKLHTASQSEEGHLGHQRKTGPNKGPLRGTAVGRGILREQTRMEEREEANLWEPTSKLNRLLGPEESNIVLAGMLDEQDDGARAGVSAMDWLDNLSESASSSLSKIDWAAIERMVAAEDA, encoded by the exons ATGGAGCTAACGTTGGACGTTGTTTTGTCATCCAGCATCAAACGGAAGAAACCATGGCCGCGATTCTGTTGGCTTGGGAAG GAGAAGGAGTCTGTGTTCCTGTTAGATGACAAACGGATCAGTGAGATCAACATGGTGTCTGGTCGCACCAAGAAGAGGACTCCTAAACTCCATCCTTTGCTCAACAGTGTGGTGACAATGGCTTCATCCAACAATG GTATGTGGCTTTGTGGACTTTTGGTCTCAGGAGAGCTGTTTCTGTGGAACAGGGATAAAGACTTGTTGAAGACTGCTGCAGCAGTCCCAGAAGTAGTTCAAATAACTACTGCTGTTCAAG GGAACGCCAGACGACTGTCACTCCATGTTTCAGGGGATGGGATGCGTGTGCTCCTGGTAGCCATTACAGGGCAAGTGTTCCTGTGGGAGTGTATAGATGTCAGGGATTTGACGGGGGTACGAGATGGCTTAGTCAAGGGACACTGGGCACATATACAGCCCGTTGAAGAATCCATTCTGCCTTCTTCAAAAGACAAAGAAGCATCCCATCACACCATCTTCACCAAGACAGAG TGTATGGGTGATGCCTGCTTATCAGCCTTTGTTTTCACATCTGGGAAGAAGTTAATCATCACTTGCCTGAAAATCCAATGGGAAGATTGCCATGTGAAAGTGGG TTCTGTGGGATACAGCATACAGTGGGCCACCAAGACATACCACATGTCTCGTCTCAAGCCGCCCTGCCAACCAGTGAAGTCCAGAGGGGCCTTGTTGCCAGCTTTCTCCCCAGATGGGCGCCTGTTAGCCATCGTGCTGAACCAGAGACAGCCTAAG GCTACACAGGTCCTCTTTATGAGCACACAGAATTTTGTCTCCATATCAAGTGGCCTCGGAGGATGTGGAAGTAAAAAAATGGAGATCCCCTCTAAATACATAAG GTCCTACTGGGTGAGCAGTGTGAGCTGGTCACCAGGCGGTCTTTTCCTGGCCTGTGTTCTGAAGAGAGGCTCCCTTCTTATGTTAGCTCGCCTTGGGGGGCTTCTCACTCTAACAAGCTGCGGTTGCAATGTTGACTTTGGGCCTGCACACTTCCTACCCCTGCACCCTCTTGTCACTTACCG GGCGCCAATGTCTGCAGGTAAAGAGGCGGCCTCTTTGTCCAGCTCCAGCTTGTCTGTGCGGGATGTCCTGAGGCAGCGGTATTCTGTGACCTGGCATCCACGGCTGATGTATCTCATTGTGTCTGATGGCTACATGGCCACAGTTATGAGGGTGCTGGATAGGCCTTCTCCTGCCCTGTTCCTGACAACACTTCTAAAGGACACAAGCATGGACCTTGAGAAAGCCAGTCGGATACTGGATAAATCACAG ATTCATGTGAGGGCATGGTTGGAATCCCTATCTTGCCTTAATCTTGACAGCAGCCTTGTTACACGTGGACCCACAGACTCTGTCATTTCAGCAGCCACAGATGGATCTACTTTGCCACTTTTCCTGCAGGATCAGGGGACACTGGGTGGTACCAAGGAGCTTCTTGAAAAAGTACAG ACTTTCTTTGAGGATGACTCTGATGTAGATGGGCCACCTGCTGGTTCTCATGTTGAGGATGGCGGCCGTCTGGAGTTTGCCTCGATGTTTGACACACTCCACGCCCTGGACACACAGACTGACACTGGACTTGTTACTAGTCCAGGGTATGAAAAGGACTTTGTTGAAACAGAGAGGAAGACTCCTTTTCTTCATTGTGAACTTGGAAAAATCCAGACTAAGCTGTTAACAGCTTGGGCTTTTGGCATGTCTCTAGGAAATGCTGTGGAAAACAGAACTCGTCTGCTGAAGCATACCCTCTACTGTGTGGTGCGATTTGCTGCTTTACTCCATTTGATCCCCTGCTCCGAGGTccacacagagaaaaagaatGCCTCGGTTCCTACATGCCTTCTGCAACTTCTCAAAGCCCTTTTGTCTTTTCTTCCCTGGGATAGCAGTCACTCAGATGGGCCTTGCTGCCTGGGGCTGGTGGTAGAGCTCAGTAAACGGCTGATACGTCTCCTGCTGACCCCTCACCCTGACTCCCACCAGACTGGTCACTGTCAGTTATCATCTCGTAGTCTATCCACAGTCATGCTTATCTTGGAGCTGTTCTCTGCTTCTCTTGATCACACCTACAGCCTGCATCAAAGAACTGTCTGGTCCTCTGCAGAAAAGGAATCTCTTTCCCAGTCACAACAGCTCTGGCCTTCCGATGCACATTATGTGCCTCTGTTACAGGATGAGAAGGAAGAGAAATCCAGTTTTGTACATCGGGCACGACCTGTTCCCCAGCGACCATCCAGCAG ATTGTTGGGAGTGTGGCAGTGGGTCTACAAGGTCACCCAGCAGTATATGGAGGAACTGAAAAGCTTTAAAGGCTGTGATGGCTGGGAGGAGGAACAGCAACAGGTGTCTGTCATCATGTCCCAGATCCAAACAGCTCTGCAGGCTACAGGAGAAAGGCTAGAGGAGGGGCCTGCACTGCTGAGTTACCCTG gtgaacatttttttctgtgtggCTCATACCCAAAAAGTGCTGATACATGGCGGTCACAGATTTGTGAGGAGAGTAACAAAA GCTGTGATCGTAGTGTCTTCAAGGAGACACGGCTTTGTCTGGCACTCCTATACAGTCTGTTTTCCCAGTACCGTCTGAGAGAAGCCCAGGAGTTGGGGGACCACATGGCCCGCCTGATTCTGCACAGGGCTGGACACCAGGAGGACAGCATGACCTGCATAACAG CAGACCCTCTTCCTTGCCCGTGGCTGCCAATGGACCTTCACAGTGACGCAGCTTGTGCTGTGGTTCAGACCCTGGGGAGATTCATGGCCTCTTATTTCACCAACCAACCCCTCTATATCCTGCCCCCCCACCATGTGGCCATCCTGCCTCCACTACATCTACCTCATG CCGCTAGTGTTGGGCGCTTGGTGCCACTGTGCCAGGTGGAGGTGGCTAAAGCAGTGCGACAACAGCAACTGTCAGAAGTATGGACAGTAGATTACGCCCAGGACCTGCTTCTGCTAGGGGGTCTGCTTCCTGAGACTGTGTGGTTGGCTTATCATCTTGGTGACTGGAAGacagcagcctctctgagcctGGCCTATACCAATTACTGCACTGACCACTTTGACTTCACTTG GCTCAGGAGGAGAGAGTTCCACCTCCCAACAGCTTTAAAACCAGAAAGCATTTTTCAGGTTGAGTTGGAGTGTCTTCTTGGCAATAAGTCTGACTCCCAAGAGCGCAGACATAACGATGGTGACAAGAGTTTTACAG ACCCTTCGGAAGGAGAAGAGTGGGACTTGTTACAGGTTTCTATACAGGACATTCTGAAGGCTTCAGTCATGGCTGGAGTAAATGTTATGTCTTCACCATTGTCTTCCTTGCTGGAAACAGCCAAAGACCTGTGTTCTTGCCTGCCTCTGTTGGTGCCCAGTGGACTGTATCTGCCTTCCCCACCTCTTTATTGCCCTCAGCCATCCCCCAACACACAG gacccAATAGGGACAATAGGGCAGTTTACAGAAGTTGCGTCACGCCACAAAGTGTCTGGAGTTCTCCAAAGATTACTGTTACTTCTGAGATCTGCACGTTGTTGCCATCCTGCTGCCCAGTGGTACATCAGCCATCTGCGCCGTGCCAGACACatactacacaag ATCAGGAAGAAGTACTGCTATCTATCAGCCGCTGAAGAAGAAAAGGCTTTCCCAGAGGGCCTGATGAAGTTCGTCACCCGTAATGGATTCTTCAGACAGGGGCCTAATAAAGACGGTCACCTGGACCCTGACACCATTCAAACTATTA TCTGTTTCAGGGAGCTGTGTGGTTTGTGCTGGATGCTTCATGTTAGGGACCAGCTCTCCATTTCCTGCAGGAAGTATCAGGCCGCCAGACAGCATTGTAGAGATGAACAG ATCCCTGTTGGTTCAGAAGTGAGATCTACCTGTGTTGATGCTCTCCGCTGGGCCTGTCGGTTCCTGcctttctcttgtttccttAATGCTGAGGAGATCCTCCAGGACATACTGCTCAGCCTTGTGTCTgaacttcctcctctctctctg GTGGCAGACACGCTGGTACGAGCCTTCCCAGAGGAGGAAGAGTCTGTCAGAGTCCCTCTGAGAGAGAAATACAACTCACTGCTGCAGAGACTGAGGCGATGCAATGTCCTTG AGGGGGAAAAACAGGAAATCAACGAGttgatgatgattgtgattcAAGACAAATTCAGGCAGAGGAGAAAACATCTTGGGCGTTTGACGAGGCACCTGGCCCCCCCTGAGCTCCATCTGTGGGAGaaaatggaggaagaggaggacaggGGAAGCAAACACGGGATGGCCGTGTTACGGCAACTCTCACTGGGCACAAGTTTGAGCGCCAGCACCTTAACTGACTGTGGCTTCCCCCCAGTTTACGGTGATGGAGACACAGTGGATAATACATCTGAAGATATCTCTCCTGAAATGCATAGCAGGGCAACAACAAG gggcaaaaaagcaaaaaaggtAAGAGGCAGAGAACATGCAAAGAAGACGGCTACTAAGATTGAAAGCATCATTCAGGAGCAGAGTCAGCCAGGGAATGCCAAGGAGAATGAGCAGCCCTCCCTACCAGTGGTTGGCACCTGGGAGTTTGAGCTGGAAGATGATGAGTATCTAAATTTCCTGGAGCTCTTCCTCAGCTACGTGTTAGAGAAGGATAGTGCTGATGGAAGGGACTCAGACAGTGAACTACCTTTGTTGAAGTGCTTCTCCTCCCAGCTGCGGGAGAGAGAGTTGCATTCTCTCACCTTTGATGTGCTCACAACGGTTCATCGCCGTCAAAGAGATGTGCACCATCCAGCGAGAAAACACTTGGGCAATGATCCTCCAGTGTTCAGAGCCGGCTGCTGCTACAAGCCAGTGAAAAAGGATTCAACACCCGATCTGCAAACCTCCTCCATCTGGAGTGAAGCTCCTGTATCCAGAACTAGTCTTTCTGTCAACTCTCTTCCTGGCCTGAGAACTGGCAGGCCAAAAGGTTTGTTTGGTCTCAGACAGCAGAGGCATTTAAGGCAAAGAATGAAGGGAGGGCTCTTTGGTTCTGAAACTAGCCCTGTTCAAAGTGCCTTTCCCACGGGCCAGCCTTCAGAGAGCGTGATATTTGGCTCCTCAACTTCTGTGGAGGCAGTGATTGAACTGCAGCAGGGTTTGGACCCTAAATTAGAGGCTCGGTTTCCAGAGCTGGGCAGGCTGCTGGAGTGGATGGTACGCTGGGCTGATAGGAGGTTGCTACTAGGACATCAtgggaaaaagaagaaagagaggggaggaggggatgGAGGAAGTGAAGGAGTAGTGATCCGTGTCAAAGCCTCAGCGCCTGCTGTCCTCACTTCTCTTAGCTTGCTTGAGCACAGGTACACTGCTCTACTTGGGACTGACCGCTACAGTGCCCACATCCGAGTTCCAGAAACCCAATGGACTGTAGCCCCTGTGCTGCAACCTGAGGTGGATAGgaagctggagagagagagcagtgttGATACAGGCTACCCGGGATCAGCCAACACTCCCATCACTGGTCTTTATCACAATCTACAGCAAGGAGAACTGTCAAT TGGTTCTCACACAGATGAACCAGAAGAACTGACATTCCACAGGACACCTCTCCCTAATGGCCAGGATCAACTGACCTTTGATGCTCAGCAGAGACAATCCAGTTCACAACAACCATCTCTCGATGACTTAGATGTTACACCTGAAAAAGAAG GCAAAAGCAGTGACAGTGAGGGCTTTGAAGTGTCCAATAGGTGTGTTTCCAATAGGACCATCTCTGAAAGCATCTGCACGCCTGAAACG AGTTTAAAGCTTGCAGACCTGGAATTCTCAGAAAATGCTGAAGACTTGTCTAGCTCCACCTCTCT CCACAGTCGAGCTAAAAGACTGCAAGATCCCCCACACCCAGAGCCCCAAGCTCATCCTACTGTCCAGCCTGAGGCAGCGGCCCATGCAGAGCCTTCTGGTTCACCTGGAATGCTGCTCCCCAACACACCTGTGGATCATCCAAGCCTCCAGCCACAAAGCTCCACAGCTGGTGCACCCACTGCAGATTCCACAGCCCCCCATCAGCCGCTATCCAATCAGACTCCGCAAATGCGACAGCGTCTGGGTGAAGACTTATTCAGATTGGTTCAG CATATCAACTACATGAGCCTGATGGAGGTTTTGGGAGCTTCATTTTCTAACCTGCAACTTGCCCAGCAGAGCTCTTCTTTGGCCCAGTCTAACATGAACACCTCACACCCTGATGTGCCATCATCTTATGCTACCAATTTCATCCCTCAACCAGATGCCTCACCCGTGCAAACCACCATTTCTGTGCCACCTCAGACACAAGCACGTGTACTAGATCCAAGATCCAACAACCCTCAGTTCAGTCAGACCCCTGTATGCATGTTTGCGGACCAGCCTGCCACCCAGAGCTCAGGGAAAACCTCTCCAACAGGCAGCCAGCATCACACCATCAGGAATCTACCCTCCAATGCTAATGGTGCAGGTGTAAATTATCAG GAAATGCAGCCACTCTCTGTCCAGGCAGTGTCACCAGAAATCCAGTTTCAGGAGAGCAGGAGGTTAATCCCACCCTCACAGGGGCTTCTGGCCACTACTGGCACCAGTCATGCTTTTCACAGTGCCCCGGTGTTACTGCCTTCTAATGATAGCATACATAGTGCTCCTGCTCCCCAGGTCTTGGGCTTGAAATTACTTCAGCTTCACCGTCCTCCATTATCCCAGCAGAGTGCCCCACACCATCCTCAAGGCCCCCAGGTACTTCACACTGCAACCTCTGCAACTATAGAATCGCAGCAGCACAAGGTTAAAAACCATGACCAATCCACCTCCATTCCAAAAAGACAACTCAATTGTAATCCTCCACATGATCCAACTCCCAGGAACTCTCAACACAAGAGTCAGACATTGGAAAGATCTAGGGGGCAAGGGTTCTCCCTACTTCCTACTGCTTTACCAGCTCATACATCTGCACCAATGCCGGGCATTCGTCTACTGCACTTTCAGCCTGTTCCACACAGTAACACCACGTTCCCCAAACTACCCTTACCACCTTCTTCCAGGCCCGCTACTGTTATTGCAGCTCCGTGGGGAGACGCACCTATGATCAAGCTTCTACATATAGAATCTGGACCAAAAATG ATGGTTCCCGAGGCAGCACCTTCAGCACAAATGACCCGTCTCATGTCCATGGAGGAGTTAACAACTTCAGTGATCGGGAGGCAGATTGCTAAAGAGGCTCGACTGCGGTTGCTCAGAGTAGACCCACCTCCTGAAAGCACTAGAAGAGCTACCACTTTTGCGAGCTCTAACTCCAGCAAGAG gcagaagaggagagaggagaaggtgGGGAGGGCAAAAAAAGCAGAGGTCACATTCAGACCAAATGAGTCTATCATCCCTACACAAGAG CCAACAAATGAGCCTATAAATGAAGAGCCTGCAGCTCCTGAAGAGCTCCCCCCTGGACAAGATGTTGCCAATTTTGCTCAGTTTG GGTCCTTTGACTCTTTGCTGACTGGTCAGAGATTATTGGACAGGGCCGTGTCCACTTCAGCTGAGCTCCATGCCTTTGCTTCCACATGTAAAAGACCCCCAGAGTGCCATGATGCTTTCACCAACACAGACCCAG CTTGTCCTCCCACACTTGTGGATAAAGCTGTTTCTGCCTCTGTGACTTTGAGTAGCCCTAAAT CCCAAAGTTCAGGGAATCTGCAGTTTTGCGACAAGCGCTTTGCTCAAGGAACAGAGGAGACCCCACAGGAGCCAGAGAAGAATTTG GGTCTGGATGGCCGCCAGTTCATAAGTGTCTTGGATCTAGAAGACAAAGACCTGCATCAGGACTTGCCACCCTGTCTTTCCATCCACCCTTCTTCACCTACTTCTGCTCAGCTTCATGTACTTGCGACTTCTGTTATTAGGAGTGGTGGTGTCGATGCTGCGGATCCACAACCCTTAGTCGCAATTCCAGAGGATCTCCACTGGAGATCTCACACAG ATATCCCTGAGGAGTCGCCATCACTCAGCCACATTGAGCTCACTAGGGATCCAGAGAGAATCACTCCACAAGACATGGACAGATATCCACCTCACTCTGAAATCTGTCAAGCCATAAAGACCCAGAGCGTTGGACCTCACAGTGCCTCATCCTCCACACCTCCTACAGTGTGGTTCTCCTCCCGCCTGTCAGAGCTGGATGCTCAGTTGGCTGCTCTACAGAACATTGCAGACTATCTGGAGATGGACTTTTCCAACTCCAGGATG CTGGTGAACACTATTGAAAAGCTCACCCCAGTTTTTGCTCCTGATGTAAAGACTAccacagcattaaaaaaaactgtcagaCTGACCGTCCCACACCAAG CATGGCTACCACGACTGGACACTTCAACTGAACATGCCtttgaagaggaagaagagaatcGGGAAGAAGAATGTGCCCTTCAAAATGACTCCACTTCTTACAGTCCCAATGTTGGTCCTTCCTACCTTCACACACCTCCAA AAATGAAAGATCAGCTGACTGAAGCATCTGGAATATCTCCTGT ATGGGCAGAGGAGAATCTGGGTCAGACTGGGTTATCCGATACAGCAGAAATCTTAGACGAGTTGGTGAGGGAAGGGTATATATCCCTGACTGACCTGGATCTCTCCAATTCACAGACTGCACACCTTAGCAG CAGGCTGGAAGAGCAACAAATTAGCTGGATGTCGCAGAAACGTGTTCTTCCagaggatgagaggagagagCTGAGGATCTGGATGAGAAGGAAACACAGGGAAAGACTGGCTGTTtatcacaaacacagagagagcctGAGGGAGAGGGAGCACAAACCTTTTACTACCTCTGGAACAGTG AAATCAGCAAACAAGAATCAAGCAGCCATTTGGAGAACCAGAAAGGATAAAGAAAA GTTAATGCTACTGGAGAAATACAACCAGAGGACCCGGGAAGCCTATTCTTTGGCCAGTGACTTTCCCACCAGTCGCCCAACACTACGCAATTCTTCACACACTGAAGGTTCACCAGTGCCCTTAACTACACGATCCAACTCTGCTCCACCCTCTGGTAGCACTCACAG AAGTCTTAAGTCAGGACAAGCTCAACCCCACCTTCGTCCATGGACTGCTGAAATGCAAGGACAGCCTTCAGAGGATTACTACACGAGACTGGGACTACATAGACCAG TTACTTCTCTGCCAAGGGACCGTATGTCTCAGGTGACCAGACGTGGcatgctctcacacacaaagaGCCACACTAAACTGCACACAGCCAGCCAGAGTGAGGAAGGGCACCTCGGACACCAGAGAAAGACAGGGCCAAACAAAGGTCCTTTAAGAGGGACTGCTGTAGGGAGAGGGATCCTGAGGGAGCAGACGaggatggaagagagagaagaggcaAACCTTTGGGAGCCCACTTCAAAATTGAATAGGCTGCTGGGACCAGAGGAGTCTAACATA GTTTTGGCTGGAATGTTGGATGAGCAGGATGATGGTGCCAGAGCTGGTGTGTCAGCAATGGACTGGCTGGACAACCTTTCTGAGAGCGCCAGCAGCAGCCTCAGCAAAATAGACTGGGCAGCTATCGAGAGGATGGTGGCTGCAGAGGACGCTTGA